CTAGATGACGTGTCAGGTCGCCTCCGCAAAGAGGAAATGAGACGCTTAGCCACCAGAATCGAACGCTGGGTGCGCACTCGTTTAGACGAGTCAATTGGTCTGGAATTCAACAAGCTCGGATCCGGTCGAGGTGGTTCTGGAGCGCCCGAGCATGGCGATCGACCACCAACAGAGAAGGATCTCTGGGACCGTGTCTGGACAATCTTCACCGATACTGTAAAGATGGCCGAGAAGCGTTTCACGGACCGAGCATCCAGCTTCGACGCTAGTGCCGACGAGGTTGAGGTTGGTCTATGGAGATTACGACGCAAGTCTTGGGGTGTACTCCGTGCAAAGATTGACGAGGAGGTCATGGAGGGTAACATTCTGTTGAAGCTCCGGGAGAACTTTGAAGACAAGTTCCGCTACGACGATCTGGGTGTGCCGAGAATATGGCGTCCGACGGATGACATTGATGGCTTGTACACAAAGGCCCGCGAGTCCACCATTACCGTCATTCCTCTTCTCGCACACTTTAAGCTGGCAAAGACTTCCAAGCCACCGCCGCTTGATGCGTGGATCGGCGAAGCGCCCGCTTCAGTTTCGCCCGCTGATGAGGAGGATCTCTCACCCATCGGCGGCGTAGATGACGACGAGGACAAGACATTAGAAGACGAGATGACTATCCTATCTGACGGGAAGCAAGCCGACCTACTCGTCCGGTTCAAGAAGACCGCCGATGGCGTCTACGTCGAAGCCAAGCGTGGTGCCATTGGCGGACTCTCTCAAATTCCATTCTGGCTATACCCCGCAATGCTTGCTCTGGGGTGGAACGAGATAGTAGCCGGTAAGTACCGCTTCCCAAAGCCCTATAACTATAATTCTAACCCATGACAGTCCTACGCAACCCCATATACTTCATCttcctcatcctcctcgccGTCGCCGCCTACGTAACCTACACGCTCAACCTCTGGGGCCCCATCATGCGCGTCGCCAACGCCGCCAGCCAGCAAGGTCTCGAAGTCGGCAAAGAGCGTCTTCGCGCTTTTCTGGAGAATTCCGATGCCGGTCGTCAGGCTATGGCTATGAGCGGTAGTGGTGATTCAAACAGTACTAGGAGATATGAGGACGTCAAGATGGATAGGCTGAATGGTGATGGAAAGAAGAGCAAATCCATGGAAGAGGATTTGGATGATATTTGAGAGGGAGGGCGGCATTGGCTCGTGGGGGTTTGTTGTGAGCGGGTTTGGAGAGCTATTATCGAATGGGGTGTTTGTTTGACCGGCCGgcacttcttcttctcgaTCTGGTTGAATTGAGACAAAAAGGAAAAATTCTGGAGTGTTTTCGGTAGGGTAGGGTAGGGTAGGGTAGGGCATTTTTGAGGTGGGGTGTTTATTGATAGATTCATTCCTAGAGGTTGGTTCGTTTGAGTGAAATGGGAAAGTTGAGCAGTTGCATGTTtgatgtgtgtgtgtgtttgTGGGCGTTTGTGATGGTGTAGCCTGGGAAATGTTTGTTTGGAAGGATGGAGATATGGTTTTGATGTCTGTGGGAGTTGTAGAGTATGAGGGTTGGATACGTTATCAGATGTGTTGGTTGAGATGACTGGATTTGGTAATTTAGTCAACCTTCCAAGCTGTCGAATCTTAATCCAGGTCATTCACTAGTTACACATAAGTTTGCCAATGACACATGCTACGTAAATCTACATAGGATTGTAGCCGTGTTTTGCAGATCAACCATGGGACATGGAAACTAACTATGACGTATCTAAATAAATCGGTACAATTCTGACCGAAAAGTGTCAACCATCAACGCCACACATCCAACTTCACCAACATTTCCATGCTAAGAGCAACTTCACGCCTAGCCAACATCATGTCGACCGAATCACAAAAACGCAACATTGTAATCATCGGTAAGTTCTTCGTCAATCATCTCATAGTCGGGGGTTTTTTTTTGCTAAGATAGTCCAGGTGGCGGCATAATTGGCTCAACCACAGCCTACTTTCTCTCACACCACCCAGCCTTCAACAAAGAAACCGACACAATCACCCTCCTAGAAGCCACCAAGGTCGCAGGCGGCGCCTCAGGAAAAGCCGGCGGCCTCCTAGGCCTCTGGGCGTACCCAAGTTGCATTGTACCACTTAGTTACAAACTGCACCAAGAGCTAGCTTCCAAACACAATGGCGCTGAGCGCTGGGGCTACCGCGCTGTGCATTGTGGTCAAGTTGACATGTACGGAGTGTTAGCCAAGAAGAGCAGCAAAGAAGGGGATGGTGATGTGAATGGTAAAAGTAACCATGTGAGTTTGCAGAAAAGAACCCAGAAAGCAATGTCGTTACTGCGTGCAGCCGGCGTACCGAAAGATCTAGACTGGGTGGCTGCAGAAGGCATGCAATCGTACGAGGAAATGGGTACACCGCTTACGACCGCACAAGTACATCCGTATCTTTTTACTACGAGCATGGCGCAACTCGCCGAGGAACGCGGTGTGAGAATCCTCTTTGGGTCCGCTACAAGTATCAACCAAGATGGTAACAACACGGTAACATCCGTATCCTACAAGCCCAAAGACTCAGACACGGAACAAATCCAAACCCTCCCCGCAACAACCGTCATCCTAACCGCCGGCCCCTGGACACAAACAATCTGGTCCCCCTCACCCATCTCCGCCCTCCGCGCCCATAGTATAACAATCCGGCCCTCCCGGCCCGTCTCCGCCTACGCCCTCTTCACCTCCATCACCCTACCCACCAGCCCCACCAACAAACGCGGCGAAACCGTAACACCGGAAATCTACGCCCGGCCCAACAACGAAGTCTACGCCTGCGGCTCAGGCGATCACCTCGTTCCCTTACCCACGTCCTCCGACCTCGTTGCATGCGATGAAAGTCGTTGTGACGAGATTTTCGAGCAGGTAGCTTCCGTCTCTGAGGAACTGAGAGATGGAGAGGTTACGGCGAAGCAGGCGTGTTATTTGCCCGAGGTAAGTAGAGGGAGAGGAGGGGGTCCGTTGGTGGGCAAGACGAGTGTGCAGGGCTTGTTGATGGGGGCTGGGCATACGTGTTGGGGGATTCAGAATGGGCCTGCGACGGGGAAGTTGTTGAGTGAGATTGTGTGGGAGGGCGAGGCAAGGAGTGCGGAGATTGGGGGGTTGGATCCGAGGAAGTTTGGGGTTTGATGGGGTAAGTGAGTGTTGGAGATGCTAGTTGTTAGTGTTGTGAGATAGAGTTGAAGTTGTTAGAAATCTTGTGTCGTCTTGAGGCTTTTGTAAAGGATAAATGCAGTGTTGGTGATGAGTTCAAGATGAAGATTCTCGAATTCCAAATGATGGGTTGACAAGTAGGATGATGGACAGGAGTTTTACTGCGCTATTAGATCCGAACGGAGCTGTGTTGGAAGCGGCACAGTGGTGCAATTTGAGCAGAGAGATATCTATGGCTTAACTTTAACTTACTGCACCGGCAAAAAGATGAATATCAAGCACTCCTTCAGCAAGTGCTGTTTTACTCTGAGCATTCGAGAAATGTTCTTCCGGCACTATGTCCTCCCGCGAGGGAGTGTCATTACATTAACCCACTTCGATCGTATCCAAAGGAAACCCATGATATCTAAACCGCCACAAAGGAAACACAGGAATAGGTGCTAGGAAAAGGCGCGCTCAGAAGTCTCCTCCTCCCATGTCACCGCCCATATCCCCACCTCCCATGTCACCACCGCCCATATCGCCTCCGTCCATACCACCGTCATCACCATAGTTGTTCTCGACATAAGTATCGCCACCATCACCAGCCATTGCAGAACCCATGAGCCCACCGGCTAGTAAACCACCTCCAGCTCCAAGAGCCATACCACCCATTCCCATGCCGCCACCTCCCGGACGCCTGCCTCCGGCCATGGGCATACCGCCACCCATAGGCTGACCGTGTCCACCGCCGTAGTAACCCCCTGCGCCCGCATGACCGTACGCCGGCTGGCCGTATCCGACCTGCTGTGGTTGTTGAtgcgacgacgacgagcCAGATGCCTTGCCGAGAAGTTTGCCTAGAAAGCCTTTACCCTTGCTACTACTCTTATCCTGTGTTTGCTGCTCCTGGTACTGTCCCTGGACGTACGGGTTCTGCTGGCCATAAGCGCCATACTGTGGTGGTTGCACCTGACCCGACTGgttgttgtagtagtcgttTGACTGACCGCGCGAAGCATCAGCGTGAGCATTCGCACGCGCATTCTCCTCTTCTTGTAATTTCCTCGCAAAAGCCTCGTCGTCGCTTATATTTGCGTACGGGTTATTGCTGCCGAAGCTGCCCTTCTCACTTGCGCCGGTGGATTGGCCTCCGACGGCTCCGCTGCCGGGGTGTGAATAGCCCGGGGGAGCGCCTGGAGGTGGCGCATCGCCAGGTGCGTGGGCGGGCTGCGTGGGCTGTTCCCACTGCGACTGCTTGGTGTAGGTGTTGACGTAGAACCATTCGCTGTACTGTGCGTTCCAGACGGCTTTCCAGCCTTCTGGTACTTTTGGTGGGGGAGGTCCCTGCGCAACTATGTTAGCTGTGCATATGCGACGCCGGCGGAGGCAATCATGGTTGTTTCCAAGTACGTACTGGTGGGGGTGCGAAGTCGGCCATGTTGGATGTTCAAGGAATCAGGATTGTACGTAGGGTATGAATAGAAAAGTGATTTACGTATCACAAGATGTTTTTCGCAATGAAACTTAAGCCTGATGGCGGCGGGGTCGTCATCT
This sequence is a window from Pyrenophora tritici-repentis strain M4 chromosome 4, whole genome shotgun sequence. Protein-coding genes within it:
- a CDS encoding FAD dependent oxidoreductase; protein product: MSTESQKRNIVIIGGGIIGSTTAYFLSHHPAFNKETDTITLLEATKVAGGASGKAGGLLGLWAYPSCIVPLSYKLHQELASKHNGAERWGYRAVHCGQVDMYGVLAKKSSKEGDGDVNGKSNHVSLQKRTQKAMSLLRAAGVPKDLDWVAAEGMQSYEEMGTPLTTAQVHPYLFTTSMAQLAEERGVRILFGSATSINQDGNNTVTSVSYKPKDSDTEQIQTLPATTVILTAGPWTQTIWSPSPISALRAHSITIRPSRPVSAYALFTSITLPTSPTNKRGETVTPEIYARPNNEVYACGSGDHLVPLPTSSDLVACDESRCDEIFEQVASVSEELRDGEVTAKQACYLPEGLLMGAGHTCWGIQNGPATGKLLSEIVWEGEARSAEIGGLDPRKFGV
- a CDS encoding DUF2076 multi-domain protein: MADFAPPPGPPPPKVPEGWKAVWNAQYSEWFYVNTYTKQSQWEQPTQPAHAPGDAPPPGAPPGYSHPGSGAVGGQSTGASEKGSFGSNNPYANISDDEAFARKLQEEENARANAHADASRGQSNDYYNNQSGQVQPPQYGAYGQQNPYVQGQYQEQQTQDKSSSKGKGFLGKLLGKASGSSSSHQQPQQVGYGQPAYGHAGAGGYYGGGHGQPMGGGMPMAGGRRPGGGGMGMGGMALGAGGGLLAGGLMGSAMAGDGGDTYVENNYGDDGGMDGGDMGGGDMGGGDMGGDMGGGDF